A window from Kovacikia minuta CCNUW1 encodes these proteins:
- a CDS encoding DUF3479 domain-containing protein yields the protein MKRIVLIAGFESFNANLYRKSAQVAQARCPELDIQVFSDRDLSANPAQIEAALRDAHVFFASLLFDYDQVVWLRQRVQPIPIRLIFESALELMSLTQLGKFAIGDQPKGMPKPVQFILSKFGSGREEDKLAGYISFLKTGPKLPQIRSRPKSSGSAQLAHYLRLLERGRN from the coding sequence ATGAAACGCATTGTACTGATTGCCGGATTTGAGTCTTTTAATGCCAATTTGTATCGGAAGTCAGCGCAAGTCGCGCAGGCCCGTTGTCCAGAGTTGGATATTCAGGTGTTTAGCGATCGGGATCTGAGTGCCAACCCGGCACAGATTGAAGCTGCCCTCCGGGATGCTCATGTTTTCTTTGCCAGCCTGTTGTTTGACTATGACCAGGTGGTGTGGTTGCGGCAGCGGGTGCAGCCTATCCCTATTCGGCTCATCTTTGAATCTGCCCTGGAATTGATGAGTCTGACCCAATTGGGCAAGTTTGCGATCGGAGATCAGCCCAAAGGGATGCCCAAACCCGTTCAGTTTATTCTCAGCAAATTTGGCAGTGGGCGAGAAGAAGACAAACTGGCAGGCTATATCAGTTTTCTTAAGACCGGACCCAAACTGCCTCAAATTCGTTCCCGTCCAAAAAGTTCAGGATCTGCGCAACTGGCTCATTATCTACGGCTACTGGAACGCGGGCGGAACTGA